The nucleotide sequence CGAGGCCGAGCTTCGCGAAGCGCTCGAGCACCGCGACCAGCAGGATGACGCGGTTGCCGTCGAGGCCGACGCTCATTCTCCGGGGTGACGGGAAGTTGGTCGGATTCACCAGCGCCTGGGTCTCGACGAGGAGCGGCCGGGCACCGGAGAGCGTCGGCAGGACTGCCGAGCCCGGCGCGCCGCGCCGGCGCCGCGCCAGCAGGACCTGCGACGGGTCGAGCACCGGTTCGAGTCCAGACTCGCGCATCTCGAACATGGCGATCTCGCCGGTCGGGCCGAAGCGGTTCTTCGTGGCGCGCAGGATCCGGTAGTCCGATTCGCGCTCGCCTTCGAAGTTGAGCACCGTGTCCACCAGATGCTCGAGCGACTTCGGTCCGGCGATCGTCCCCTCCTTGGTCACGTGCCCGACGAGGAAGAGCGTCGACTCCGAGCGCTTGGCGAAATCGACCAGCCGGTTGGCGCAGTGGCGGACCTGGCCGATCGAGCCTGGCGGGCTCTCGAGATCGTCGCTGGCGATCGCCTGGATCGAGTCGACGAGGAGCGCCGCCGGTGCGGCCTCCCGCGCCGCGTCGAGGACCGTCTCGAGGCGCGTCTCCCCCACCACCAACACGGCGCTCGACGCGCAACCCAGACGCTCGGCGCGCAGCCGGAGCTGGCGCGGCGACTCCTCGGCGCTGGCGTAGAGGACC is from Thermoanaerobaculia bacterium and encodes:
- the radA gene encoding DNA repair protein RadA; translation: MAAQRTLYACQSCGYQSTKWLGRCPECGTWSSFVEELREAPKRGTKAGERPGSVPVALSEIDQEQVLRTPSGMPALDRVLGGGVVAGGAVLLAGEPGIGKSTLLLQLAARLAGLERKVLYASAEESPRQLRLRAERLGCASSAVLVVGETRLETVLDAAREAAPAALLVDSIQAIASDDLESPPGSIGQVRHCANRLVDFAKRSESTLFLVGHVTKEGTIAGPKSLEHLVDTVLNFEGERESDYRILRATKNRFGPTGEIAMFEMRESGLEPVLDPSQVLLARRRRGAPGSAVLPTLSGARPLLVETQALVNPTNFPSPRRMSVGLDGNRVILLVAVLERFAKLGL